In the genome of Leptospira inadai serovar Lyme str. 10, one region contains:
- a CDS encoding NADPH-dependent assimilatory sulfite reductase hemoprotein subunit, with the protein MSEEKELNEVEHIKLASHGLRGKIRDAVETQAEEFADDDRQLIKFHGMYQQKDRDRRKDANGDFIENPTSFMIRGRIPGGRLTARQYLVWDELGDKFAGGALRLTTRQSIQMHTIRLTDLRPIMQAVDKVNLSTMGACGDVVRNVTQALNPWGRKDLDQLDEFAQLLSDHFKYKSRAYAEVWLGETQINKEEEEDRIYGKIYLPRKFKIAITLAGNNSVDIYTNDMGFAATLSEDQKIDGYFVFAGGGLGMTHNKPETYPRAADLLGWIPANDLISVAEGIVTSHRDFGDRTNRKHARLKYVLAEKGVEWFRSEVEKRSGSKFDTSKPLPKWETPNYLGWTVRGDGTYSLGFHTLSGRIKDFPDRPLKTALKDIISTLQLDVQVTPDQDLILMGIDKEDREKIETKLRNYKVDPASPKPLYDRALACPALPTCGLALTESERTFPQLLEEIQKVLDKLDLNDRAPIVRMTGCPNGCARPYSAEIGIVGQQAGGKYSLFFGGNPEGTKVGDYVAKKVAFADIPVQLEKAFELWKKEGHAGERFGTFAERYGIDNLRSLLGSM; encoded by the coding sequence ATGTCAGAAGAAAAAGAACTCAACGAAGTCGAGCACATTAAATTAGCGTCTCACGGGCTTAGGGGAAAGATTAGAGATGCGGTCGAGACCCAAGCGGAAGAATTTGCGGACGATGATCGCCAATTGATTAAATTCCATGGGATGTATCAACAGAAGGATAGAGATCGAAGAAAAGACGCAAACGGCGACTTCATCGAAAATCCGACCTCTTTTATGATCAGGGGTCGAATACCCGGAGGAAGATTGACCGCTCGGCAATATTTGGTCTGGGACGAGTTGGGGGATAAATTTGCGGGCGGAGCTCTTCGTTTAACAACTCGCCAATCCATTCAGATGCATACGATTCGCTTAACCGATCTTCGACCGATTATGCAAGCGGTCGATAAGGTGAATTTATCCACAATGGGCGCTTGCGGAGACGTAGTCAGAAATGTTACCCAAGCGCTCAATCCTTGGGGAAGAAAGGACTTGGACCAATTGGACGAATTCGCTCAATTGCTATCCGATCATTTCAAATACAAAAGCAGAGCATATGCCGAAGTTTGGCTGGGCGAAACGCAAATCAACAAGGAAGAGGAAGAGGATCGAATTTACGGAAAGATTTATCTTCCTAGAAAATTCAAAATTGCGATCACTCTTGCCGGTAACAATTCCGTCGATATCTATACCAACGATATGGGTTTTGCCGCGACGTTAAGTGAGGATCAAAAAATCGACGGGTATTTCGTTTTTGCGGGTGGTGGCTTAGGAATGACTCATAATAAACCTGAGACTTACCCGAGAGCTGCCGATTTACTCGGATGGATTCCCGCAAACGATTTAATTTCCGTGGCCGAAGGAATCGTAACTTCTCACCGGGACTTCGGAGATCGAACGAATCGTAAGCATGCTCGCCTTAAATACGTTCTAGCCGAAAAAGGAGTCGAATGGTTCCGATCGGAAGTCGAAAAAAGATCCGGTTCGAAATTCGATACGAGTAAGCCGCTTCCTAAATGGGAAACTCCGAATTACCTAGGCTGGACCGTAAGGGGAGACGGAACTTATTCATTGGGCTTTCATACTCTGTCGGGACGAATCAAAGATTTTCCGGACAGACCTCTAAAGACCGCTTTAAAGGATATCATTTCCACTCTCCAGTTGGATGTTCAAGTGACTCCAGATCAGGATTTGATTTTAATGGGGATCGACAAGGAAGACCGGGAAAAAATAGAAACTAAATTAAGAAATTATAAAGTAGATCCTGCGTCCCCCAAGCCTTTATACGATCGTGCATTGGCGTGTCCTGCGCTTCCGACCTGCGGCTTGGCCTTAACGGAATCCGAAAGAACCTTCCCGCAATTACTGGAAGAAATTCAAAAGGTTTTAGATAAATTAGATTTAAATGATAGAGCTCCGATCGTGAGAATGACGGGTTGTCCGAACGGTTGTGCAAGACCTTATTCTGCGGAAATCGGAATCGTGGGACAACAGGCCGGCGGAAAATACTCGTTATTCTTCGGCGGTAATCCGGAAGGAACCAAAGTC
- a CDS encoding precorrin-2 dehydrogenase/sirohydrochlorin ferrochelatase family protein, protein MNGLLPVFLKLEGKDVLLVGGGKVALEKLGSLLGTGCRLTVLAREIHPDVKKLLADRSDISLLQKSVELSDLSGFQLIYSATNDRETNRRLVSEAKRLGIWINCADDPESCDFYSAAFFDRGPLRVAVSTQGEFAGLSGTLRTILEELLPADHENDLIDLFEIRKITKLRLGDPETRKIALRELLQGFREKYLKAKI, encoded by the coding sequence ATGAACGGTTTACTTCCGGTATTCTTGAAACTTGAGGGTAAGGATGTCCTTCTCGTGGGCGGAGGAAAAGTGGCCTTAGAAAAACTCGGTTCCTTATTGGGAACCGGTTGTAGGCTAACCGTTCTGGCGCGAGAAATTCATCCGGATGTAAAGAAGCTTTTAGCGGATCGATCGGATATTTCTTTGCTTCAAAAATCGGTCGAGCTATCCGATCTGTCCGGGTTTCAACTCATATACTCCGCGACTAACGATAGGGAGACGAATCGACGATTGGTGTCGGAAGCTAAGCGATTGGGAATTTGGATCAACTGCGCCGACGATCCGGAAAGTTGCGATTTTTATTCCGCCGCTTTTTTCGATCGGGGACCGTTGCGGGTCGCCGTATCGACTCAAGGAGAATTTGCCGGTTTATCCGGTACTCTACGAACGATTTTGGAAGAGTTATTGCCGGCGGACCATGAGAACGATTTAATCGATTTGTTTGAAATACGAAAAATCACAAAACTACGTTTAGGCGATCCCGAAACCAGGAAAATCGCCTTGAGAGAACTGCTTCAAGGATTTCGAGAGAAATACCTAAAAGCAAAAATATAG
- the cobA gene encoding uroporphyrinogen-III C-methyltransferase, which yields MNKEGKVYLVGAGPGNPDLLTLRALRILRNAEVILYDALLDPSFLELFPEEAITHYVGKRAGQHSATQAEIQDLLIRYSLSGKTVVRLKGGDPFLFGRGGEELEAIRAKGIRYEIVPGVSSLTGGSSGAGFPLTHRGLSRQVLIMDGHTVLNEETDWEWFAQFKGTIALFMGTCSIQKIASKLIQHGADSELPVALVENASLPDQKTTVRTLGVAAKEGIPKIGTGPGIIYIGAVVGLLPDRIDFERTDKRFPYDSQK from the coding sequence ATGAATAAGGAAGGAAAAGTATATTTAGTCGGTGCCGGACCGGGGAACCCGGATCTTTTAACCCTTCGTGCACTCCGAATTTTGCGGAACGCCGAAGTCATTCTATATGATGCCTTACTAGATCCTTCCTTTTTAGAGCTATTTCCTGAGGAAGCGATCACGCATTACGTAGGTAAACGTGCCGGACAACATTCGGCTACCCAGGCTGAAATTCAGGACCTACTCATTCGATATTCGCTTTCGGGTAAAACCGTGGTTCGATTAAAAGGCGGAGACCCTTTTCTATTCGGAAGAGGGGGGGAAGAATTAGAGGCGATTCGGGCCAAGGGAATTCGATACGAAATCGTTCCCGGCGTGAGCTCCTTGACGGGAGGTTCTTCCGGCGCAGGATTTCCGTTAACGCATAGAGGTCTGTCCAGACAGGTATTGATCATGGACGGTCATACCGTCTTGAATGAAGAGACGGACTGGGAATGGTTCGCGCAATTCAAGGGAACTATCGCATTATTTATGGGGACTTGTTCCATTCAAAAAATTGCAAGTAAATTGATTCAGCACGGAGCCGATTCCGAATTGCCGGTTGCATTAGTGGAAAATGCCAGCCTTCCCGATCAAAAAACTACGGTCAGAACCCTAGGCGTCGCAGCTAAAGAAGGAATTCCTAAAATTGGAACCGGTCCGGGAATCATTTATATCGGAGCAGTAGTAGGATTACTTCCCGATCGAATCGATTTTGAGAGGACGGATAAACGATTTCCGTACGATTCACAAAAATGA
- a CDS encoding sulfate adenylyltransferase subunit 1, giving the protein MDLLRFITAGSVDDGKSTLIGRLLYDSKSVFQDQLEAIERAGQVNGQVNLALLTDGLKAEREQGITIDVAYKYFSTPKRKFIIADAPGHVQYTRNMVTGASNVDLAIILVDARKGVIEQTYRHSYIASLLRIPYLVVCINKMDLVGFSQERFEEIKTAYQKFATELGIKEIEFIPISALNGDNVVEPSLDMSWWKGKTLLGYLEEIDIDSDESKHEARFPVQYVIRPQTEEYHDYRGYAGQIRSGLFKKGDEIVVLPNGLRSRIKSIDTYEGSVQEAFAPMSVTILLEDEIDIGRGDMIALTDSLPSVSQDLEADICWMDTKVLLPGNKYLLRQTTGSVKAAVREISFRIETQTHEKLDASQLGLNEIGRIRIRTAKPIAFDEYSKNRGTGSFVLVDEGTNNTVGAGMIVGIPR; this is encoded by the coding sequence ATGGATTTATTACGTTTTATTACTGCAGGAAGCGTGGATGACGGAAAATCTACGCTGATCGGAAGACTTCTTTACGACAGCAAATCCGTTTTTCAGGATCAGTTGGAAGCGATCGAGAGAGCCGGCCAGGTGAATGGTCAGGTAAATCTCGCTCTTTTAACGGACGGACTAAAGGCGGAAAGAGAGCAAGGAATAACGATCGACGTCGCTTATAAATACTTTTCCACGCCTAAAAGGAAATTCATCATCGCGGACGCTCCCGGTCATGTTCAGTATACCCGAAATATGGTTACAGGCGCTTCGAACGTCGATCTGGCTATCATACTTGTGGATGCGAGAAAGGGAGTGATCGAACAAACCTATCGACATTCATACATCGCTTCATTGCTACGAATTCCATACCTTGTGGTTTGCATTAATAAAATGGATTTAGTAGGCTTCTCTCAGGAGAGATTCGAAGAAATCAAAACTGCGTACCAAAAATTTGCGACCGAATTAGGCATTAAGGAAATCGAATTCATTCCTATTTCTGCGCTTAACGGAGATAATGTGGTGGAGCCGTCCCTCGATATGTCTTGGTGGAAAGGGAAAACCTTGCTGGGATATTTGGAAGAAATCGATATCGACTCCGATGAGAGTAAGCACGAAGCGAGATTTCCGGTTCAATACGTAATTCGTCCGCAAACGGAAGAATATCACGACTACAGAGGTTATGCCGGTCAGATCAGGAGCGGACTTTTTAAGAAAGGCGACGAGATCGTAGTTCTACCGAACGGACTACGATCTAGAATTAAATCCATCGATACGTACGAAGGAAGCGTCCAGGAGGCGTTTGCTCCGATGTCCGTTACGATCCTGCTGGAAGACGAAATAGATATAGGGCGCGGAGACATGATCGCATTAACCGATTCCCTTCCTTCCGTTTCCCAGGATTTGGAGGCGGACATTTGTTGGATGGATACGAAAGTTCTTCTACCCGGAAATAAGTATCTATTAAGGCAAACGACCGGATCCGTAAAGGCGGCCGTCAGGGAGATCTCCTTTAGGATAGAAACCCAAACTCATGAAAAACTTGACGCTTCACAATTGGGTTTAAATGAAATCGGAAGGATTCGAATTCGAACTGCAAAGCCGATCGCCTTCGACGAATATTCCAAGAACAGGGGAACCGGAAGCTTCGTCCTTGTGGATGAGGGCACCAATAATACCGTGGGCGCCGGAATGATCGTGGGAATTCCTCGATAA
- the cysD gene encoding sulfate adenylyltransferase subunit CysD: MTTRTRLSHLQQLEAESIYILREVAAQFERPALLFSGGKDSITLVHLALKAFRPGKFPFPLVHIDTGHNFQEALDFRDRLAEKTGEKLIVRYVQDSIDQGKAVEEKGKFPSRNGIQTVTLLDTITEFKFDACIGGARRDEEKARAKERVFSVRDEFGGWDPKLQRPELWNIYNGKIHVGENVRVFPISNWTELDVWEYIKTENIELPSLYFSHKREIVWRENLIFPVSKFINLDSNDKVEERTVRFRTVGDMTCTAAVESEANSLEDIIREIQTSRTTERGSRLDDRRSEAAMEERKRGGYF; the protein is encoded by the coding sequence ATGACTACGCGGACTCGCTTATCGCATCTACAGCAGCTAGAAGCGGAATCGATTTATATACTTAGGGAAGTTGCCGCCCAATTCGAGAGACCGGCGCTATTATTTTCCGGCGGAAAAGATTCTATCACGCTGGTGCATCTTGCCTTAAAAGCCTTTCGACCGGGAAAGTTTCCGTTTCCGTTAGTTCATATAGATACGGGGCATAATTTTCAGGAAGCATTAGATTTTCGTGATAGATTGGCCGAAAAAACCGGAGAGAAATTGATCGTGCGTTACGTCCAGGATTCCATCGATCAGGGAAAGGCGGTGGAAGAAAAAGGGAAATTTCCGAGTCGTAACGGCATTCAGACCGTAACGTTGCTCGATACGATTACCGAATTCAAATTCGACGCGTGTATCGGCGGAGCTAGAAGAGACGAGGAAAAGGCTAGGGCCAAGGAAAGGGTTTTTTCCGTAAGAGACGAGTTTGGCGGTTGGGACCCGAAATTGCAACGCCCTGAACTTTGGAATATATACAACGGTAAAATACATGTGGGTGAAAACGTTCGCGTTTTCCCGATAAGCAATTGGACCGAACTTGACGTATGGGAATATATCAAAACCGAAAATATAGAACTTCCTTCTCTTTACTTCTCGCACAAGCGGGAAATCGTGTGGAGAGAAAATTTGATTTTCCCAGTTTCCAAATTCATTAATTTAGATTCGAACGATAAGGTTGAGGAACGAACCGTTCGGTTTAGGACGGTCGGAGATATGACTTGTACGGCAGCCGTGGAATCCGAGGCGAATTCGCTGGAGGATATCATTCGCGAAATACAAACCTCTCGAACGACGGAGCGAGGTTCCCGTTTGGACGATAGAAGATCCGAAGCGGCTATGGAAGAGCGTAAGCGAGGCGGTTATTTCTGA
- a CDS encoding phosphoadenylyl-sulfate reductase gives MNPLELENKLKGLGLEESLVLIDKEFPGTAVFSTSFGLEDQAITHAIFSQNLGIRIFTLDTGRLFSETYELHKRTNGMYGKKILTYFPDTDAVEKLVNEKGPDSFYDSIENRKECCHIRKVVPLNRALVDAKLWITGIRSEQSGSRGDLPKVELDSSRDILKFHPILDWSWEDTKSYIDTHQIPYNPLHDKGFPSIGCAPCTRAILPGEDLRAGRWWWENESTKECGLHWVDGKLVRKKGSQV, from the coding sequence ATGAACCCTTTAGAGCTGGAGAACAAGTTAAAAGGCCTTGGATTGGAAGAATCCTTGGTTCTGATAGACAAAGAATTTCCCGGCACTGCCGTTTTTTCGACGAGCTTCGGCCTAGAAGACCAAGCCATCACTCACGCTATTTTTTCCCAAAATCTCGGAATACGAATCTTTACATTAGATACCGGTAGGCTCTTTAGCGAAACCTACGAATTGCACAAACGAACTAACGGAATGTATGGGAAAAAAATCCTGACCTATTTTCCGGATACGGATGCAGTGGAAAAACTCGTGAACGAGAAAGGGCCCGACTCATTCTATGATTCCATAGAAAATCGTAAAGAATGTTGCCATATCCGTAAAGTCGTTCCTTTGAATCGGGCGTTAGTAGACGCTAAATTATGGATTACGGGAATTCGAAGCGAACAATCAGGATCTCGGGGAGATTTACCGAAAGTCGAATTGGATTCCTCCCGTGATATCCTTAAATTCCATCCCATCTTGGATTGGAGCTGGGAAGATACTAAATCGTACATAGATACGCACCAAATTCCGTATAACCCACTTCATGATAAAGGTTTTCCCAGCATCGGTTGTGCGCCTTGCACTAGAGCGATACTTCCGGGAGAAGACCTCCGAGCCGGTCGCTGGTGGTGGGAAAACGAATCCACCAAAGAATGCGGATTACATTGGGTCGACGGAAAACTCGTACGTAAAAAAGGATCGCAAGTATGA
- a CDS encoding sulfatase-like hydrolase/transferase: protein MGFKINKTLSIMGKKAVLPAIPLILLVSDLIIRDEVFPGFRTRQWSFYLLSFIYSILLYSALIIGLRSLYFYGNKGLYWISLLLTAFFYTVCLVGSYGYYAYTGIMPNFFVFSFLFQEPLNSWTIFWGGLTGGLVVLACLVFLLIASLLYLATKVRSQKFRFGKILRAASIFFFLLLTAFLHNNTRFNDQVYVSDTNTIAFVWRNVYNRLTGDNLGSAGLQSRNKPKLSNVSSKPAFNVLLIVAESLRKNNMSLYGYKKDTTPFLVRNVKNANHYSTFVFKQAFSNSSSTLLSFPSILSGVSPAQPVPMTHSFPLFWEYAKVLNYSTFYITSHDLQWNNFKGFFRNSSIDKIWDKEASGSGVFNDIGIDDRKTVEEFKRYVTFLKNKKEKFAGVLHFNTNHFPYIIPEEGKVFPVNTVPDQYDNSVRHMDNLLKEVYEFMESEGLTESTLVIFTSDHGESLFEHDYLGHIDSNHIETIAIPMIIRLPHALSKDGVRTEAIKRNTTRPVANTDIIPTMLDALDLEKKPDVKNYLPKLEGKSLLRDLDDERKIIVTNNNEISLYKVGISYLKGDLHYLMNLNTIPPREKLYDLSKDPNELRDLWPELSETEKEECRKELQECGLCRDLYESIGIRPMNSGATDSGKSRNKAVSVK from the coding sequence ATGGGATTCAAAATAAATAAAACTCTGTCGATTATGGGGAAGAAGGCAGTCTTACCCGCGATTCCGCTAATCCTACTAGTATCGGATCTTATTATCAGAGATGAAGTTTTTCCGGGCTTTAGAACTCGGCAGTGGTCGTTTTATCTACTGTCGTTTATTTACTCCATCCTACTGTATTCCGCTCTAATAATCGGGCTCCGTTCTCTTTATTTTTACGGGAACAAGGGTCTTTATTGGATTTCGCTTTTACTAACGGCATTTTTCTACACGGTATGTTTGGTCGGTTCTTACGGATATTACGCATATACCGGAATCATGCCTAATTTTTTCGTCTTTTCGTTCCTGTTCCAAGAGCCGTTGAATAGTTGGACGATTTTTTGGGGAGGTTTAACCGGAGGATTGGTCGTCCTTGCCTGCCTAGTATTCCTTCTAATCGCTTCTCTCCTTTATCTTGCGACGAAAGTCCGATCGCAAAAATTTAGATTCGGAAAGATTCTGCGCGCGGCGTCGATTTTTTTCTTTTTACTGCTTACCGCGTTTCTTCATAACAACACTCGCTTCAACGATCAGGTCTACGTGTCCGATACGAACACGATCGCATTCGTATGGAGAAACGTTTATAACCGACTTACAGGCGATAATTTAGGTTCGGCAGGGCTCCAGTCTAGAAATAAACCTAAGCTATCGAACGTAAGTTCTAAGCCCGCGTTCAACGTTCTGCTTATCGTGGCCGAAAGTTTACGTAAAAATAATATGAGTCTTTACGGTTATAAAAAAGACACGACACCTTTCCTGGTTCGGAACGTAAAAAATGCGAATCATTATTCGACGTTCGTTTTCAAACAAGCTTTCTCAAATTCGAGCTCGACCTTGCTTTCCTTTCCTAGTATACTTTCGGGAGTATCGCCGGCTCAACCCGTGCCAATGACTCATAGTTTTCCTCTTTTTTGGGAATATGCAAAGGTCTTAAATTACTCCACCTTCTACATCACTAGTCATGATTTACAATGGAATAATTTTAAAGGCTTTTTCCGGAACTCGAGCATCGATAAAATTTGGGACAAAGAAGCGAGCGGATCGGGAGTTTTTAACGATATTGGAATCGACGATCGCAAAACCGTAGAGGAATTTAAACGGTACGTTACATTCTTAAAGAATAAAAAAGAGAAATTCGCGGGAGTCCTTCATTTCAATACGAATCATTTTCCCTATATAATCCCGGAAGAAGGGAAAGTATTCCCCGTCAATACGGTCCCCGATCAATACGATAACTCCGTTCGTCATATGGACAATTTGTTAAAAGAAGTTTACGAGTTTATGGAATCGGAGGGTTTAACGGAAAGCACTCTAGTTATTTTCACATCCGACCACGGAGAATCGTTATTCGAGCACGATTATCTAGGCCATATCGACAGTAATCATATCGAAACGATCGCGATTCCTATGATAATCCGGCTCCCTCATGCCCTGAGTAAGGACGGCGTCCGAACGGAGGCAATCAAAAGAAACACGACCCGCCCTGTCGCAAATACCGATATCATTCCCACAATGCTGGATGCTCTAGATTTAGAGAAGAAACCGGACGTAAAAAATTATCTTCCGAAATTGGAAGGAAAATCCCTTTTGAGAGATCTGGATGACGAAAGAAAAATTATCGTAACCAATAATAACGAGATATCGCTTTATAAAGTAGGGATCAGTTATTTAAAAGGCGATCTTCATTACCTAATGAACTTAAATACGATACCGCCGAGAGAGAAATTATACGATTTATCGAAGGACCCGAATGAATTGCGCGACCTTTGGCCCGAGCTTTCCGAAACGGAAAAAGAGGAATGCAGAAAGGAATTGCAAGAATGCGGGCTCTGTCGCGACCTCTATGAGTCGATCGGGATTCGCCCTATGAATTCCGGCGCAACCGATTCCGGGAAGTCCCGCAATAAAGCAGTTTCGGTCAAATAA
- a CDS encoding lysophospholipid acyltransferase family protein, with product MSKIVPRSERKKVRKFLQYAFARLLVGFLSFFPYKLRGKLLFSVVQILGKATGSAKNRIERHIRLAFPTKTDSEVRTLITHNLRNLANMANEFCEEPRMNNEFLNDWVTLLPDRETHARLFAKGGILVLGHLGNWETMGVSACHSAPKNDLYVFAKRQSNPWSNAWIERNRATQGIKLVYTDESPRKALSLLKQGKLVAFISDQDAGKNGTFFPFLGRFASTFLGPATFARMTDVPVLFCSSWYDDAGKLYFYVEEFQRPQSDPRKDPEKWEREFTFKWVKRLEAEVNEHPADYFWLHRRWHTKPENEKELQIFWDAFQLPFQN from the coding sequence ATGTCTAAGATCGTACCGAGAAGCGAGCGAAAAAAGGTTAGAAAATTCCTTCAATACGCTTTCGCGAGACTGCTAGTTGGATTCCTTTCTTTCTTTCCTTATAAACTTCGCGGTAAGCTCTTATTTTCGGTCGTTCAAATTCTCGGAAAAGCGACAGGTTCCGCTAAGAATCGAATCGAGCGACATATTCGATTGGCCTTTCCTACGAAGACCGACTCGGAAGTGCGGACATTAATCACTCATAACCTGCGAAATCTGGCGAATATGGCCAACGAATTTTGCGAAGAACCCCGCATGAATAACGAGTTTCTAAATGATTGGGTAACACTTTTACCCGATCGGGAAACTCATGCCCGCCTCTTCGCAAAAGGCGGCATATTGGTTTTGGGGCACCTCGGGAATTGGGAGACGATGGGAGTTTCTGCCTGCCATTCCGCTCCTAAAAACGACCTTTACGTTTTTGCTAAACGACAAAGTAATCCCTGGTCGAACGCTTGGATCGAACGCAACCGAGCGACTCAAGGAATCAAACTCGTATACACGGATGAAAGCCCGCGAAAAGCATTAAGTCTTCTTAAACAAGGAAAATTAGTCGCATTTATTTCCGATCAAGATGCGGGGAAGAACGGAACCTTCTTCCCGTTTTTAGGAAGGTTCGCTTCCACCTTCCTCGGACCCGCGACATTTGCAAGAATGACCGATGTGCCGGTTCTATTTTGCAGCAGTTGGTACGACGACGCGGGTAAATTATATTTTTATGTTGAGGAATTCCAGCGCCCGCAATCCGATCCTAGGAAGGATCCTGAAAAATGGGAGCGGGAGTTTACTTTCAAATGGGTCAAGCGCCTTGAAGCGGAAGTTAACGAGCATCCTGCCGATTATTTCTGGCTGCATAGGCGCTGGCATACGAAACCGGAGAACGAAAAAGAATTACAAATTTTTTGGGATGCTTTCCAACTTCCGTTCCAAAACTGA
- a CDS encoding lipocalin-like domain-containing protein, whose product MFYGNKKQGLRAHIPKISNAIIPRIRFSLLITILLFTLSSNAEHAVAFGPNKTLQGRAENGRQFRFPQDHFFHNGFRVEWCYFVGILNTETGKELGYELSFFRAFFGSKVSVYPVHFAISDMNEKIHKTAQGLERELGSLAGQDKRSIWSGDYRMEVLGPAEFRITAFPRQESGFGIELELKGKPEGILLHGNKGKSIKSRVHPEFYSYYYSIPRLETKGTLYLDGKEYVVTSGKSWMDHEWSSPEGTVNTNHLASKENAWDWICIQLDDGSDIMAFNFRSKSGEASETFGTVRNRDGKVRSLEKEGDLRFQPKSKIWKSPNTGIQYALEWTLESDQLSLEINPKFEDQEFDARETSGLIYWEGGISVKGLKDGKPVSGKGYLELKGGRR is encoded by the coding sequence ATGTTTTACGGAAATAAAAAGCAGGGTCTTCGGGCGCATATTCCGAAAATCAGTAATGCAATTATCCCTCGGATTCGATTCTCGTTACTAATAACGATCTTATTATTCACCCTTTCCTCGAATGCGGAACATGCAGTCGCTTTCGGCCCGAATAAGACGCTGCAAGGACGGGCTGAAAACGGAAGGCAATTCAGATTTCCCCAGGATCATTTTTTTCACAACGGCTTTCGCGTAGAGTGGTGCTATTTTGTCGGTATTCTAAATACGGAAACCGGCAAAGAGTTGGGGTACGAGCTTAGCTTCTTTCGCGCATTTTTCGGATCCAAGGTTTCGGTCTACCCGGTCCATTTTGCAATTTCCGATATGAACGAAAAAATTCATAAAACCGCACAAGGTTTAGAGCGAGAGTTGGGGAGTTTAGCCGGACAGGATAAGCGTTCCATTTGGAGCGGCGATTATCGAATGGAAGTGCTTGGGCCGGCCGAATTTCGAATCACTGCCTTCCCTCGTCAAGAATCGGGATTCGGAATCGAACTAGAATTGAAGGGAAAGCCCGAGGGAATTCTGCTTCATGGAAATAAGGGAAAATCGATTAAGAGCCGGGTTCACCCCGAATTTTATTCGTACTATTATAGCATTCCCCGATTGGAAACAAAAGGAACTCTTTATTTGGACGGTAAAGAATACGTCGTAACATCCGGAAAGAGTTGGATGGATCATGAATGGAGTAGCCCGGAAGGAACCGTTAACACGAATCATCTTGCTTCCAAGGAAAACGCTTGGGATTGGATCTGCATACAACTCGACGACGGCTCCGATATCATGGCGTTTAATTTTCGTAGTAAATCCGGAGAAGCTTCCGAAACTTTCGGAACCGTCAGAAATCGGGACGGGAAAGTAAGATCGCTCGAAAAGGAAGGAGATCTTAGGTTCCAACCCAAAAGCAAAATCTGGAAAAGTCCCAACACCGGAATTCAGTATGCTCTGGAATGGACCCTCGAATCCGATCAGCTTTCCTTGGAAATAAATCCTAAATTTGAAGACCAAGAATTCGACGCGAGAGAAACCTCCGGCCTGATCTATTGGGAAGGTGGAATCAGCGTAAAAGGATTGAAAGACGGAAAGCCGGTCTCAGGCAAGGGCTACCTCGAATTAAAAGGGGGAAGGCGGTAA